A region from the Jaculus jaculus isolate mJacJac1 chromosome 18, mJacJac1.mat.Y.cur, whole genome shotgun sequence genome encodes:
- the LOC101607879 gene encoding zinc finger CCHC-type and RNA-binding motif-containing protein 1-like codes for MVARLPVRAVYVSNLPFSLTNNDLYQIFSKYGKVVKVTIMKDKDNRKNNGVALILFLDKDSAQNCTRAINNKQLFGRVIKVMSIAIDSGRAAEFIHRRNYFDKSKCYECGESGHLSYACPKNMLEEREPPQKKEKKKEKKVLEPEEEIEEVEVSEEEGEDPALDSLSQATAFQQAQIE; via the exons ATGGTGGCTAGGCTCCCAGTAAGAGCAGTTTATGTATCCAACTTGCCCTTCTCCCTAACAAACAATGACTTGTACCAGATATTTTCCAAGTATGGCAAAGTTGTGAAGGTTACTATAATGAAAGACAAAGATAACAGGAAGAATAATGGGGTTGCACTTATTTTATTCTTGGATAAAGACTCTGCACAAAACTGTACAAGAGCAATAAACAACAAGCAGTTATTTGGTAGAGTGATAAAAGtga tgagtattGCTATTGACAGTGGAAGAGCTGCTGAATTCATCCACAGGAGAAACTACTTTGATAAATCTAAGTGCTATGAATGTGGGGAAAGTGGACACTTAAGTTATGCCTGCCCCAAAAATATGCTTGAAGAACGGGAGCCcccacagaagaaagaaaaaaagaaagaaaagaaagttctggaGCCAGAAGAAGAAATTGAAGAGGTAGAAGTAAgtgaagaagagggggaggatcCGGCTCTGGACAGTCTCAGTCAGGCCACTGCCTTCCAGCAAGCCCAAATTGAATAA